The Microbacterium sp. SORGH_AS_0862 genome has a segment encoding these proteins:
- a CDS encoding WxL protein peptidoglycan domain-containing protein: MLSVLAVLAFAAPAQAAEGDEVTWTVRTASNNLGSERTNYTYTVDPGGSVSDAVTIANHGDEALDLKVYAADGSTSDEGQLSLLVAGEPSQAIGAWIVPQQATVTVAAGETVTVPFTLSIPENATPGDYAGGVVTSLSAPDAQNGVTVDRRLGIRVNLRVGGELAPSLAVENMSVAWNGGLNPFVGGDATVTYTLHNTGNATIAAQPTARVGGIFDLFGMDAAAAQDVPALLPGESWTQTVSVSGVPPVFALIAGVNVVPVVTDASGSTTPLETVTGQTIGAAIPWTLLVIVLLVAAAVVLLLRSRRQRSKAAQHRADARVEDAVARALAEERAKAAAGAAPVD, translated from the coding sequence ATGCTCTCCGTGCTCGCCGTCCTCGCCTTCGCCGCACCTGCTCAGGCCGCCGAGGGTGATGAGGTCACCTGGACCGTCCGGACCGCCTCCAACAACCTGGGCTCCGAGCGCACGAATTACACGTACACGGTCGATCCGGGCGGGTCCGTCTCGGACGCCGTCACGATCGCGAACCACGGTGACGAGGCGCTGGATCTCAAGGTCTACGCCGCCGACGGCTCGACTTCCGACGAGGGCCAGCTGTCGCTGCTCGTCGCGGGGGAGCCGTCCCAGGCGATCGGCGCGTGGATCGTGCCGCAGCAGGCGACGGTGACGGTGGCGGCCGGTGAGACGGTCACCGTCCCTTTCACCCTCTCCATCCCCGAGAACGCCACGCCCGGCGACTACGCCGGCGGCGTGGTCACCTCGCTCAGCGCGCCGGACGCGCAGAACGGCGTCACCGTCGATCGGAGGCTGGGGATCCGCGTCAACCTGCGGGTGGGCGGCGAGCTCGCGCCCTCCCTCGCAGTCGAGAACATGTCTGTCGCCTGGAACGGCGGGCTCAACCCCTTCGTCGGCGGTGACGCGACCGTCACCTACACGCTGCACAACACCGGGAACGCCACGATCGCCGCGCAGCCGACGGCGCGGGTCGGGGGGATCTTCGACCTCTTCGGAATGGATGCCGCCGCGGCGCAGGACGTGCCGGCGCTGCTTCCGGGCGAGTCATGGACCCAGACCGTCTCCGTTTCGGGCGTTCCTCCCGTGTTCGCGCTCATCGCCGGCGTGAACGTGGTGCCCGTCGTCACCGACGCGTCCGGTTCGACGACTCCGCTCGAGACGGTGACGGGGCAGACGATCGGCGCCGCCATCCCGTGGACACTGCTCGTGATCGTCCTGCTCGTGGCGGCCGCGGTCGTTCTGCTGCTGCGCTCGCGTCGCCAGCGCAGCAAGGCCGCGCAGCACCGTGCCGATGCGCGCGTGGAGGATGCGGTCGCCCGCGCTCTCGCCGAAGAGCGTGCCAAGGCCGCAGCCGGGGCTGCGCCGGTCGACTGA
- a CDS encoding LPXTG cell wall anchor domain-containing protein, protein MTALRQRARASLLGRGSVALTIATLLLGAGASVADAAEDDPDAGAPAGGDMVITVDIPEHAGAAFPSPIASPSPTAAPSQMPTGALPATGDDVQRLLPWLLGGVAVMSVGAVLVSRRRRT, encoded by the coding sequence GTGACCGCGCTCCGGCAGCGTGCCCGGGCATCGCTGCTGGGGCGAGGCTCCGTCGCCCTGACCATCGCGACGCTCCTTCTGGGTGCGGGAGCCTCGGTCGCCGACGCCGCGGAGGACGACCCGGATGCGGGAGCACCAGCGGGCGGAGATATGGTGATCACCGTCGACATCCCCGAGCATGCCGGGGCCGCATTCCCATCCCCGATCGCATCGCCGTCCCCGACCGCCGCACCGTCTCAGATGCCCACCGGCGCGCTGCCCGCGACCGGCGACGATGTGCAGCGGCTTCTCCCGTGGCTCCTCGGCGGGGTGGCAGTCATGAGCGTGGGCGCAGTCCTCGTCTCTCGCCGCCGCCGCACCTGA
- a CDS encoding HupE/UreJ family protein has product MPTTVVRRARENRLATISLAALLLVLVLVALPTQRAAAHPTGSTGVFLTVRQDAVDVKMQIQKAGFVAATGYDIATEQSELDAISDNLMTFLLHRVHISDEQGALTASVLEEPTFATVNDEDAIETTLRFTADRMLQGALEFTDDFILDVVPSHQVYVALVSDWDDGRIAEGDPQVIGVLGGGVTQLTWERSDTNPLHGLLAVIRLGMLHIAEGTDHLLFLTTLLIVAPSLATRARRGWRWQQPIPVKKTVGRAALTITAFTVGHLITLALVSLGLISFPEKPVEILVAVSIAVAAAHALKPLLPRGELLIAGVFGLVHGTAFATTILELNLGFGETLVAIIGFNVGVELAQLIAAVLVLPLLIWLSHARAFAGFRTAVAIAAILAAAAWIGGILTDQDSVLQPVFTGIASFPIVSYLLLVALVAALWYFTRTTASSRRIEVGR; this is encoded by the coding sequence GTGCCTACTACCGTCGTCCGTCGTGCGCGGGAGAACCGCCTGGCGACCATCTCGCTCGCGGCCCTCCTGCTGGTGCTCGTTCTCGTCGCCCTGCCCACGCAGCGCGCAGCCGCGCACCCGACCGGATCGACCGGCGTGTTCCTCACGGTCCGACAGGATGCGGTGGATGTGAAGATGCAGATCCAGAAGGCCGGCTTCGTGGCGGCCACGGGCTATGACATCGCCACCGAGCAGTCGGAGCTCGACGCGATCTCCGACAACCTCATGACGTTCCTGCTCCACCGCGTGCATATCTCCGACGAGCAGGGCGCTCTGACCGCCTCCGTGCTCGAGGAACCGACCTTCGCGACGGTCAACGACGAGGATGCGATCGAGACGACGTTGCGCTTCACCGCGGACCGCATGCTGCAGGGTGCGCTGGAGTTCACCGACGACTTCATCCTCGACGTCGTCCCCTCACATCAGGTCTACGTCGCTCTGGTCAGCGACTGGGACGACGGCCGGATCGCCGAGGGCGACCCGCAGGTGATCGGCGTGCTGGGCGGCGGCGTCACGCAGCTCACGTGGGAGCGCAGCGACACGAACCCGCTGCACGGCCTGCTCGCGGTGATCCGGCTGGGCATGCTGCACATCGCCGAGGGCACCGACCATCTGCTGTTCCTCACGACGTTGCTGATCGTCGCCCCCTCGCTCGCGACGCGGGCTCGGCGCGGCTGGCGCTGGCAGCAGCCCATCCCCGTGAAGAAGACCGTGGGCAGGGCGGCGCTGACGATCACGGCGTTCACCGTCGGACACCTGATCACCCTGGCCCTTGTCTCGCTGGGTCTCATCTCCTTCCCCGAGAAGCCGGTGGAGATCCTCGTCGCCGTCTCCATCGCCGTCGCCGCCGCGCACGCGCTGAAGCCTCTGCTCCCGCGTGGGGAGCTGCTCATCGCGGGCGTGTTCGGGCTCGTACACGGCACGGCGTTCGCCACGACGATCCTCGAGCTCAACCTCGGATTCGGTGAGACGCTCGTCGCCATCATCGGCTTCAACGTCGGCGTGGAGCTCGCGCAGCTCATCGCCGCGGTGCTCGTGCTCCCGCTGCTCATCTGGCTCTCGCACGCGCGCGCGTTCGCCGGCTTCCGCACCGCCGTGGCGATCGCCGCGATCCTGGCCGCGGCCGCGTGGATCGGCGGGATCCTGACCGACCAGGACTCGGTGCTGCAGCCGGTGTTCACCGGGATCGCCAGCTTTCCCATCGTGTCGTACCTCCTGCTGGTGGCCCTCGTCGCGGCGCTCTGGTACTTCACGCGCACCACCGCATCCTCGCGACGGATCGAGGTGGGACGGTGA
- the nhaA gene encoding Na+/H+ antiporter NhaA, producing MTSVELHRSGPAKKKRRTIAPDRLSAALMLIATALAIIWANSPWGAGYEHFWETPITIAVGDVQIDSNLHALVNDGLMTLFFFLVGLEVKRELTIGELTDRARATLPIAAAVAGLVVPAAIFILFTLGTEETHAWGVVISTDTAFLLGALAIIGPKFPARLRAFLLTLAVVDDIGALLVIGIFYSDSLNLVALVVAVVLMGLIALVRFLPYGRGFSYAALGIALWVVVLLSGVHATLAGVAIAFLIPVFPPRRSDVERTAELTRAFRESPNTVYAAAVQRSLRDSLSINERVDAGWRPYISFGVLPLFALANAGVHLDPATLKEAFTSPLTWGIIVALVAGKFVGITGATWLLRATGKGVLAPGLGMTRIAGGGALSGIGFTIALFLVPIAIDDPHTQDLARVGVLTASVLAFLAGWAIISVGDRLRPPVAVGKYLNRPVDPARDHIKGPKDAPLTIVEYGDFECPFCGRATGSIDEVFAALGDQVRWVWRHLPLDAPHPHAQQAAQASEAAAAQGHFYEMTRKMFAHQDQLELSDLIRYADELGLDTDRFADDLRSPAVLRHIQDDRLDAELMDLHSTPTFFIGGIRHVGPWDSASLIRALEASRGRVIEPHP from the coding sequence ATGACCAGCGTCGAACTGCACCGCAGCGGCCCCGCCAAGAAGAAGCGCCGGACCATCGCCCCGGATCGCCTGTCGGCCGCCCTGATGCTGATCGCCACCGCTCTCGCCATCATCTGGGCGAACAGTCCCTGGGGTGCGGGCTACGAGCACTTCTGGGAGACGCCCATCACGATCGCCGTCGGCGACGTGCAGATCGACTCGAATCTGCACGCGCTCGTCAATGACGGGCTGATGACGCTGTTCTTCTTCCTCGTCGGCCTCGAGGTCAAGCGCGAGCTGACCATCGGCGAGCTCACCGACCGCGCTCGTGCCACGCTTCCCATCGCGGCGGCGGTCGCGGGACTCGTGGTACCCGCGGCGATCTTCATCCTCTTCACCCTCGGCACCGAAGAGACGCACGCGTGGGGCGTCGTGATCTCCACCGACACGGCGTTCCTGCTGGGAGCCCTCGCCATCATCGGCCCCAAGTTCCCCGCCCGCCTGCGGGCGTTCCTGCTGACCCTCGCCGTCGTCGACGACATCGGGGCACTGCTGGTGATCGGCATCTTCTACTCCGACAGCCTCAACCTCGTGGCCCTCGTGGTGGCCGTCGTGCTCATGGGGCTCATCGCCCTGGTGCGATTCCTCCCCTACGGCCGCGGCTTCTCGTACGCGGCTCTGGGCATCGCCCTCTGGGTCGTCGTGCTGCTGTCGGGCGTGCACGCGACCCTCGCCGGTGTCGCCATCGCATTCCTCATCCCGGTCTTCCCGCCCCGGCGCAGCGATGTCGAGCGCACGGCCGAGCTCACCCGTGCCTTCCGCGAGTCGCCCAACACGGTCTATGCGGCCGCGGTGCAGCGCAGCCTCCGCGACTCGCTCTCGATCAACGAACGCGTGGATGCGGGATGGCGCCCCTACATCTCCTTCGGTGTGCTGCCCCTGTTCGCGCTGGCGAACGCGGGCGTCCACCTCGACCCTGCGACGCTGAAGGAAGCCTTCACCTCACCGTTGACCTGGGGCATCATCGTCGCGCTCGTCGCCGGCAAGTTCGTCGGCATCACGGGCGCGACCTGGCTGCTGCGCGCGACGGGCAAGGGCGTTCTCGCCCCCGGCCTCGGGATGACACGGATCGCCGGCGGCGGAGCCCTTTCGGGCATCGGGTTCACGATCGCGCTCTTTCTCGTGCCCATTGCGATCGACGACCCGCACACCCAGGACCTCGCTCGCGTCGGCGTGCTCACCGCATCCGTCCTCGCGTTCCTCGCCGGATGGGCGATCATCTCGGTCGGCGACCGCCTGCGTCCGCCCGTCGCCGTCGGCAAGTACCTGAACCGACCGGTCGACCCCGCGCGCGACCACATCAAGGGGCCGAAGGACGCGCCGCTCACGATCGTCGAGTACGGCGATTTCGAGTGCCCGTTCTGCGGCCGCGCGACCGGCTCGATCGACGAGGTCTTCGCCGCGCTGGGCGACCAGGTGCGGTGGGTGTGGCGGCACCTGCCGCTCGACGCCCCGCATCCGCACGCCCAGCAGGCGGCGCAGGCATCGGAGGCTGCGGCGGCGCAGGGCCACTTCTACGAGATGACGCGCAAGATGTTCGCCCATCAGGATCAGCTGGAGCTCTCGGATCTGATCCGCTACGCCGACGAGCTGGGTCTGGACACCGATCGTTTCGCCGACGACCTGCGCTCCCCCGCTGTGCTCCGCCACATCCAGGACGACCGCTTGGACGCGGAGCTCATGGACCTGCACTCGACGCCCACGTTCTTCATCGGCGGGATCCGCCACGTCGGCCCGTGGGACTCGGCCTCGCTCATCCGCGCGCTGGAAGCGTCCCGCGGTCGCGTCATCGAACCGCACCCGTAA
- a CDS encoding alpha/beta fold hydrolase: protein MSDAPTAVLRTLGSTRDTPAFVMVHGVGMSHRSLRPLAAALTAQHEVHLVDLPGFGGLPRPRKDLDIAAMADVLFAALTGAGVETAVLVGHSMGVQWVLETVRRHPDAVAAVALIGPVVDARRRTLRHQAAALAVRESMRVNVRVVIDYVRCGPRWFFRQVRHMLRYDTQSVLADLDRPVLVVRGEHDPIARADWAEALAAGAGDGLVVTISGQAHHAQFTAPRAVADDLHRFSIRAMRRS, encoded by the coding sequence ATGAGCGACGCCCCGACGGCGGTCCTGCGCACGCTCGGATCGACGCGGGACACGCCTGCCTTCGTGATGGTGCACGGCGTGGGGATGTCGCACCGGTCGTTGCGTCCGCTCGCCGCCGCGCTTACGGCGCAGCACGAGGTGCACCTCGTGGACCTGCCCGGCTTCGGAGGGCTTCCGCGCCCGCGGAAGGACCTCGACATCGCCGCGATGGCTGATGTCCTTTTCGCCGCGCTCACGGGTGCCGGTGTCGAGACGGCCGTCCTCGTTGGGCACTCCATGGGGGTGCAGTGGGTGCTCGAGACGGTGCGACGGCATCCGGATGCGGTTGCCGCGGTCGCACTCATCGGACCCGTCGTGGATGCTCGCCGCCGCACGCTTCGCCACCAGGCGGCCGCGCTGGCCGTTCGCGAGAGCATGCGGGTCAACGTGCGCGTCGTGATCGACTACGTCCGGTGTGGCCCGCGTTGGTTCTTCCGGCAGGTCCGTCACATGCTGCGCTACGACACGCAGTCCGTGCTGGCGGATCTCGACCGTCCCGTGCTCGTCGTCCGCGGCGAGCACGACCCCATCGCCCGCGCGGATTGGGCCGAGGCGCTCGCGGCCGGGGCGGGGGATGGCCTTGTCGTGACGATCAGCGGGCAGGCGCACCACGCGCAGTTCACGGCGCCCCGCGCCGTCGCCGATGATCTGCATCGCTTCTCGATCCGGGCGATGAGGCGCTCGTGA
- a CDS encoding triacylglycerol lipase translates to MISAIVRRGWWWAADYAYALKWQLRGVPDHTDPSSYAEGAGPAIVLLPGVYESWRFLQPLAVALRRRGYAVHVIDALGRNRWPVDVGVGHVADYLRRRPLDDVVLVAHSKGGLIGKTLMADPGIGRRIRGMVAVATPFGGSVYGRLMPTRSLRAFSPTDPGILALSRIVDVNRRIVSVYGAFAPHIPGGSALAGARNVRLATGGHFRVLAHPRVVAEVERMVESTAAR, encoded by the coding sequence GTGATCTCCGCCATCGTTCGCCGTGGATGGTGGTGGGCCGCCGACTACGCCTATGCGCTGAAATGGCAGTTGCGCGGGGTTCCCGATCACACGGATCCGTCGTCGTACGCGGAGGGGGCTGGTCCCGCGATCGTCCTGCTCCCGGGCGTGTACGAGAGCTGGCGGTTCCTCCAGCCGCTTGCCGTCGCGCTGCGTCGCCGTGGATATGCGGTGCACGTGATCGACGCGCTCGGACGCAATCGGTGGCCGGTGGATGTCGGCGTCGGGCATGTCGCCGACTATCTGCGCAGGCGGCCTCTCGACGACGTGGTCCTGGTCGCGCACAGCAAGGGTGGTCTGATCGGCAAGACTCTCATGGCCGATCCCGGCATCGGCCGCAGGATCCGCGGGATGGTGGCGGTCGCCACTCCGTTCGGTGGGTCCGTGTACGGGCGCCTCATGCCGACACGCTCCTTGCGGGCCTTCTCCCCGACGGACCCCGGAATCCTCGCTCTCTCGCGGATCGTCGATGTGAACAGGCGGATCGTCTCCGTCTACGGCGCCTTCGCCCCGCACATCCCCGGCGGAAGCGCGCTGGCGGGCGCGCGGAACGTGCGCCTCGCGACCGGTGGACACTTCCGCGTGCTGGCTCATCCGCGGGTCGTCGCCGAGGTCGAACGGATGGTGGAGAGCACCGCCGCGAGGTGA
- a CDS encoding glycosyltransferase family 2 protein, producing MTARAEYVLPLRWTDDADAPDLTAYLRALSRHIDITVVDASPPDVAERHARLWSPYARHLRVTRPDGVNGKAWGVGIGVAAARHEHVVIADDDVRYGARTLREVLRMLEVADLVKPQNHFSPRPWHARWDTARSLLNRVLGSDYPGTYGLRASTFRRLGGYDPRVLFENLELERTVRVGGGRIRSCPHLYVARRPPSSRHFRGQRVRQAYDSLAQPARLAVELSLLPALLLTHHRPRTTLFAAVAAVAWAEAGRRRHGGRSVFPATSALWAPLWVMERAVAAWCALALRTRGGVRYAGTRFPTAAHPRKWIRDRLAHRGDHLAAVLSTIRSTSATTRG from the coding sequence ATGACGGCGCGCGCGGAGTACGTCCTGCCCCTGCGGTGGACGGATGACGCGGACGCGCCGGATCTCACGGCCTACCTTCGGGCGCTGAGCCGCCACATCGACATCACAGTGGTCGATGCGTCGCCACCCGACGTCGCCGAACGGCACGCACGGCTGTGGTCGCCCTACGCACGCCATCTGCGCGTCACCCGCCCGGACGGCGTCAACGGCAAGGCATGGGGGGTCGGCATCGGTGTCGCCGCCGCACGTCACGAGCACGTCGTCATCGCGGACGACGACGTGCGATACGGGGCGCGCACATTGCGAGAGGTGCTCCGGATGCTGGAGGTCGCCGATCTCGTGAAGCCGCAGAACCATTTCAGCCCGCGACCCTGGCATGCCCGCTGGGACACCGCCCGTTCGCTCCTCAACCGCGTTCTCGGCAGCGACTACCCCGGAACGTACGGCCTACGCGCTTCGACGTTCAGGAGGCTCGGCGGCTACGATCCGCGCGTACTGTTCGAGAACCTCGAGCTCGAGCGCACGGTACGCGTCGGCGGCGGCCGCATCCGCTCCTGCCCGCACCTCTATGTCGCTCGGCGCCCGCCGAGCTCCCGGCACTTCCGCGGTCAGCGCGTGCGCCAGGCATACGACAGCCTTGCGCAGCCGGCACGCCTGGCCGTCGAGCTTTCGCTGCTGCCCGCCCTGCTGCTCACGCACCACCGCCCGCGCACCACGTTGTTCGCCGCCGTCGCGGCGGTCGCTTGGGCTGAGGCCGGCCGCCGCAGGCACGGCGGCCGGTCCGTCTTCCCCGCGACGAGCGCCCTCTGGGCGCCGCTGTGGGTCATGGAGCGTGCGGTGGCCGCGTGGTGCGCCCTCGCTCTGCGGACGCGGGGCGGCGTGCGCTACGCCGGGACGCGATTTCCCACTGCCGCACACCCGCGGAAGTGGATCCGCGACCGGCTCGCGCACCGCGGCGATCACCTCGCGGCGGTGCTCTCCACCATCCGTTCGACCTCGGCGACGACCCGCGGATGA
- a CDS encoding CDGSH iron-sulfur domain-containing protein, giving the protein MSDEPVTITAYPDGPLLVRGEARIVDAAGNPVPRRRRTVALCRCGLSSIKPFCDGTHKAAGFRTDE; this is encoded by the coding sequence ATGAGCGACGAACCCGTGACCATCACCGCCTACCCCGATGGACCGCTGCTCGTGCGCGGCGAAGCGCGGATCGTGGACGCGGCCGGCAACCCTGTCCCGCGCCGCCGGCGCACCGTCGCCCTGTGTCGCTGCGGACTGTCGAGCATCAAGCCGTTCTGCGACGGCACGCACAAGGCGGCGGGCTTCCGCACGGACGAGTGA
- a CDS encoding iron-containing redox enzyme family protein encodes MTAIPRATLPGLPFAARGPLSEAVALRLSAAAAGDDLAVLAQRALEMTPDIVRDDDIQLALFCLYANAYGSLDGLDAALEWDAELLTVRQLVESAFEAALRREIAVPALPAPQAADVAQALFTLTADDNGPSLSRYLARKATEEQAREFLIQRTVYTLREADPHSWAIPRLRGRAKAALVEIQSDEYGGGRPDRVHAEIFARTVRAAGLDDRYGAYVDDVPAVTLASHNTMSMFGLNRRLLGAIVGHLAAFEMTSSIPNRLYGDGLRRLGYGEDVTDYFDEHVEADAVHEQIAGRDLAGALAEDRPDLLADIMFGAAACLAVDGWVAQHMYDAFTSGASSLRGGVA; translated from the coding sequence CTGACCGCCATCCCCCGGGCGACGCTGCCCGGTCTGCCCTTCGCCGCGCGAGGCCCGCTGAGTGAGGCCGTCGCGCTTCGCCTCTCGGCCGCTGCGGCAGGCGACGATCTGGCCGTGCTGGCCCAGCGTGCCCTCGAGATGACGCCGGACATCGTCCGGGACGACGACATCCAACTCGCGCTCTTCTGCCTCTACGCGAACGCCTACGGCTCGCTCGACGGCCTCGACGCCGCACTGGAGTGGGATGCGGAGCTCCTCACCGTGCGGCAGCTGGTCGAATCCGCATTCGAAGCCGCCCTGCGTCGGGAGATCGCCGTGCCCGCCCTCCCGGCTCCCCAGGCCGCCGATGTCGCGCAGGCGCTCTTCACGTTGACCGCCGATGACAACGGCCCTAGCCTGTCCCGCTACCTCGCTCGCAAAGCGACCGAGGAGCAGGCGCGCGAGTTCCTCATCCAACGCACGGTCTACACGCTTCGCGAAGCCGACCCGCACTCGTGGGCGATCCCTCGACTGCGCGGCCGTGCGAAAGCTGCGCTCGTGGAGATCCAGTCCGACGAGTACGGCGGGGGCCGGCCCGATCGCGTACACGCCGAGATCTTCGCGCGCACCGTCCGCGCCGCCGGCCTCGACGATCGCTACGGCGCATACGTCGACGACGTCCCCGCTGTGACCCTGGCCTCGCACAACACGATGTCGATGTTCGGGTTGAACCGTCGCCTGCTCGGAGCCATCGTGGGCCACCTGGCCGCCTTCGAGATGACGTCCTCCATCCCCAATCGTCTGTACGGCGACGGTCTGCGCCGGCTCGGCTACGGCGAGGACGTGACCGACTACTTCGACGAGCACGTCGAAGCCGACGCCGTGCACGAGCAGATCGCCGGCCGGGACCTCGCCGGCGCCCTCGCGGAGGACCGGCCCGACCTGCTCGCCGACATCATGTTCGGCGCTGCCGCCTGCTTGGCCGTCGACGGCTGGGTCGCGCAGCACATGTACGACGCGTTCACGAGCGGCGCCTCCTCACTGCGTGGCGGTGTCGCATGA